A window of the Eulemur rufifrons isolate Redbay chromosome 6, OSU_ERuf_1, whole genome shotgun sequence genome harbors these coding sequences:
- the KCNE3 gene encoding potassium voltage-gated channel subfamily E member 3, protein METTNGTETWYKSLHAVLKALNATLHGNFLCRPEPVPGPGPDNQTEDRRASRPGRDDNSYMYILFVMFLFAVTVGSLILGYTRSRKVDKRSDPYHMYIKNRVSMI, encoded by the coding sequence ATGGAGACCACCAATGGGACTGAGACCTGGTACAAGAGCCTGCACGCTGTGCTGAAGGCTCTAAATGCCACTCTTCATGGCAACTTCCTCTGCCGGCCGGAGCCAGTGCCAGGACCCGGGCCAGACAACCAGACTGAGGATCGGCGGGCCAGCCGACCTGGCCGTGATGACAACTCCTACATGTACATTCTCTTTGTCATGTTCCTGTTTGCTGTCACTGTGGGCAGCCTCATCCTGGGATACACCCGCTCCCGCAAAGTGGACAAGCGTAGTGACCCCTATCATATGTACATCAAGAACCGTGTGTCTATGATCTAA